The following are from one region of the Variovorax sp. V213 genome:
- a CDS encoding DUF58 domain-containing protein — protein MDRVDEFHYRLPRRFGGWRPGAQRGLSQGSGQEFAAHRRLFDHPDPRRIDLRASVRDGRGDWLVRIHRLRVAIPVHVVVDVSASMHFGAERRKLDVVADLVEALGYSAFRAGDTVGLLAFDQREREDLFVPARHSRGNGSLMARMLRDCRATPGAPLTDDSALAGLRRATERLVGRGGLVFLASDFHWPIAALGELLEQFAPACVVPLVVWDPAETEPPDARALVALSDAETGVRRSLWMRESLRTRWRDAVATRRTELTALFEAHGMPPFQLHGRFDAEALTRYFLETTA, from the coding sequence ATGGACCGCGTCGACGAATTCCACTACCGGCTGCCGCGCCGCTTCGGCGGCTGGCGGCCCGGCGCGCAGCGCGGGTTGAGCCAGGGCAGCGGACAGGAATTTGCCGCGCACCGGCGCTTGTTCGACCATCCCGATCCGCGGCGCATCGACCTGCGTGCCAGCGTGCGTGATGGCCGTGGCGACTGGCTGGTGCGCATTCACCGGCTGCGCGTGGCCATTCCCGTGCACGTGGTGGTGGACGTGTCGGCCTCGATGCATTTCGGCGCCGAGCGGCGCAAGCTCGACGTGGTGGCCGACCTGGTCGAAGCGCTGGGCTACAGCGCGTTTCGCGCCGGCGATACCGTCGGCCTGCTGGCCTTCGACCAGCGCGAGCGCGAAGACCTCTTCGTGCCCGCGCGGCACAGCCGCGGCAACGGCAGCCTGATGGCGCGCATGCTGCGCGACTGCCGCGCCACACCCGGTGCTCCCCTCACGGACGACAGCGCGCTGGCAGGTTTGCGCCGCGCCACCGAACGCCTGGTCGGCCGCGGCGGACTGGTGTTTCTGGCTTCCGACTTTCACTGGCCGATTGCCGCACTTGGAGAATTGCTCGAACAGTTCGCGCCGGCCTGCGTCGTTCCGCTGGTGGTCTGGGACCCGGCCGAAACCGAGCCGCCGGATGCGCGCGCACTGGTCGCCTTGAGCGATGCCGAAACCGGCGTGCGGCGCAGCCTGTGGATGCGCGAATCGCTGCGCACGCGGTGGCGCGACGCGGTCGCGACGCGGCGCACCGAGCTCACCGCCCTGTTCGAGGCGCACGGCATGCCGCCCTTTCAGCTGCATGGCCGCTTCGACGCCGAGGCGCTCACGCGCTATTTCCTGGAGACGACGGCATGA
- a CDS encoding calcium incorporation protein MxaA, translating into MNRLHATVLMLAMAAGAATAATVEQPRAFGHVIGDVLTQRVLLEQAGQPLQPAALPSTARIDLWLERRPSRIETDAQGRRWLAIDYQVINAPRALTAISLPALSIATASGPALALPAWPISIGPLTPLELLAEGDLQPLRPDRPVAALPTFAVEQQLKFSLLALLAVLAAWLGWWAWRNRREAQQLPFANAWRELNRIDDPASPEAWRVVHRALNRSAGRVVHGASLPQLLADAPYLRPLQPRLEDFYRESTRRFFFAESAAASAQPQAAYPLKPLCRALRNAEKRHRH; encoded by the coding sequence ATGAACCGGCTCCATGCGACCGTGCTGATGCTGGCCATGGCGGCCGGCGCGGCAACCGCAGCCACCGTCGAGCAGCCGCGCGCCTTCGGCCATGTGATCGGCGACGTGCTCACGCAGCGCGTGCTGCTCGAGCAGGCCGGCCAGCCGCTGCAGCCCGCCGCATTGCCCAGCACGGCGCGGATCGATCTCTGGCTGGAACGCAGGCCATCGCGCATCGAGACCGATGCCCAGGGGCGGCGCTGGCTGGCCATCGACTACCAGGTCATCAACGCCCCGCGCGCGCTGACCGCCATCTCGTTGCCGGCGCTCAGCATCGCGACCGCGTCCGGCCCGGCGCTGGCGCTGCCTGCCTGGCCGATCAGCATCGGACCCCTGACACCGCTTGAATTGCTGGCCGAAGGCGACCTGCAGCCGCTGCGGCCGGACCGCCCCGTCGCGGCGCTTCCCACCTTTGCCGTCGAACAGCAACTGAAGTTCTCGCTCCTTGCGCTGCTGGCGGTGCTCGCGGCGTGGCTCGGCTGGTGGGCGTGGCGCAACCGGCGCGAAGCGCAGCAGCTTCCATTCGCGAATGCCTGGCGCGAACTGAACCGGATCGACGATCCGGCGAGCCCCGAAGCCTGGCGCGTGGTGCATCGCGCGTTGAACAGGAGCGCCGGCCGCGTGGTGCACGGCGCGAGCCTGCCGCAACTGCTGGCCGACGCGCCTTACCTGCGCCCGCTGCAGCCGCGCCTGGAGGATTTCTATCGCGAGTCGACGCGGCGCTTCTTCTTTGCCGAGAGCGCTGCCGCGTCGGCCCAGCCACAAGCCGCCTACCCGCTCAAGCCGCTGTGCCGTGCCCTGCGCAATGCGGAAAAGCGCCACAGGCATTGA